In Procambarus clarkii isolate CNS0578487 chromosome 30, FALCON_Pclarkii_2.0, whole genome shotgun sequence, the DNA window tcgtctaatattcccatctcacaggatggttagtcatacatggaatcagaggAAAACACGAGATGTGAGTCTAGTCTACTAGTCTGCACTAGCAAACTCTGGGTAGAGCACAAGATTATCTTCCAATATTCACGAGTGTATGAAGTAGTAACAGAGCTCAAAGTGCCTCGTACCACTTGGTCTAAAGTTACAGATAAGAGAGGCGTCACATGGTGTTGGAATGTGTTCACATAGTTTAGATTTGGAGTGTTAACCGCCGAGGGATTTATTACTTCAGCCAGCTGCCACAAGTATTGACATCCCAGCCTAACTCTGGCAATTAAAATGTCACACTCTCTAGTGAATGTCAGAACATATAATACCCGGTTCTAAATATATACCGGTAACTTACCGGTATAACTGCTCGCGTACTTTTTTCCATACAGAAAAAACTATAACTGAATGAACTATATGCAGTATGCAATCTATAACTGCATACTCGTCTTATTGTCTTTCCAATGTCAGTAATTGCTCTTGTCAGCCCTAGTTTCTTGAAGTAGTGCGATCATGACAACAGAGACTGGAATACTGGAATACAGAATCTAGTACAATTTCAGATTTATCACATGCACCATAGCTCCCTTGTTCGTATCATCAAGCTGGACATAAGATCCACCTCAGAGAGAGGGACAAGTGTGTGTAACTTCGGCATCAATAATCTGCATGTTTGTTGCTTGTGGAAGAAATGTGCAAGAAATGGAATAAAAATTATATAGATGATCAAATAGGCTCGGTGAAAACTCCAATATCACACTCATCTTGTTTTATTTAACATTCAGTTGCCACAACTCCCACATGCATGGGCACCGTGGCAACTGCATAGTACATATATAAGGAGAATGTCGCAATGATTGGTGTAGGCGTGGAGTAAGCCCTAGCTCCTGGAGACGACAAGCAGCGTCTGAAGCGAGGCCAGGAGCAGGAGGCTGTCACGGCAGGAGGCTGGTGCTTGAGGTGGCTTAACAGAAGATAATACAGCAGTGACATCTTACTCCCTTTACTGGGTTGGAAGAGACCAGGAACGCTTGGCGATCGTTGATACTTGACATCTCATGACTGCTTTAAGAGAGCTGCTACTAAGTCTTCTGGGGAGCTCTGGTTCCTCTATTCATAATACTTTGTAGACATAGGGATTCACTGCCATTTTTGACCAGGGAGCATTCAGATGCGTCCTGCTTACTGTAGGTCACCTTAGAGCGTACATAATTATGTTTTCCGCCAACTTACGCTGGCTGGTCGGCTGCTATTATCCTGAACATGGGTGCGACTGGCACTGAGGGCATTGTAGTAAGGGAGTGGGGTGCAAAGCAAGCATAGACTGCCCGAATACTCCCAGCACTCCGTGGTCTAGCTGAGAGACAAGACGCGTCTCTGGTGAGTCCACGACGGAGATGGGCTCATGCTATAACAGTTTGATTCAGCGTCGCAGTTCTTACGAAGTACGAACCTTGTGGCCATGGTCGTAATGCATTCAGGTTGCAGTACCGTAAATGAATGCGTAATGCATAATGCATTCAGAATGCGTAATGCATTCAGAATGCAATGGTCGTGCATTCAGGTTGCAGTAGCCAGCTATGAGTATACTAAGCTGAAGTATGCTCAGGAACGATCTATCACAACAGCGTTATCAGCGTTTTCTGGTGTGGCACATGCTTGCACGGTGAGCTGGGTGCCATACCAACCATCATTCATCCATCCCATTAGTTGGAGATTGAAGACCTGATCAGATACCGGACCACAGTGGCCAATGATCCATGTAACCAGTGAAAGCCATGGCCATCTGACTAGGACCTGACTTGGGCCCAAACAAATCATCTAAGCTTTTCCTAATACATCTAACTATGAATACGTAAGTACATATAAGTACACTGGAATGACTAAGAACTCTTATAAACTCATAGGTAAGTGGACTTTACTACGTACAAAATGCGACTGTTTAAAATGAATAATAGAAAACTACTAAGACTGGGGACCAAGAGCTAGCATCTCTAATTACGCACGCATACAATTAGGGGAGAACGCCCACGCGTCAAGCGCCCGGAAGTGCGTACATCCGCCAGTCATCCATCAAGGCCGGTGAAGGGTTGGTTTACATCCTACTTTtccctactaactattttttaatatttttgtttaaaaacTTCTTCTCATACACTAAAAACCGCTCCTGGGACCCCCCCTGAAGCTTAACCTGCAATAGTTTCACAGTAGATCCGTCCCTGATATGACATATATCCTATACCAGGAGTGGAACCCCTGAGCGCCCGTGGCCCACAGGGGTTCCCATGATGCACCAACAGGGCAACAACGTTCACTGTGCAGTTGACCCCTAACTGCTTCAAGTAAAAATGATATAAGACATGTGTTATCTGTCATAAAGATAACATCATTTCTAAAACACTCAAAAATACGTAGCACTATCAGTACGATTTAATATATAAGAACTACAAGTGTCAACGCACTTCCGTGTATGAATATATAATGGAATTTGGTcataaattgaaaaaaaattaagGAATAGCGCCGAGCGACGCCCCAGCTTGAGGGTTGATGgtgggttgattgattgattgatgaagattaagccatccaagaggtgacacgggcatgaataaaccGGAAGTGTTGGGTTGAGAGGGATTAACATCTTCATACTGCCGCAGTACTTCTCTCTTCCCTCTGCACCTGATGCATATTCTTCTCCATACTCGTCATAACTAAGGTTTTCTCCTTGGGTGAAGTCTGGGTGTCTTTGGCCAAGTCTCCTGATTCTTGTTTACCTTTGGCCGCAAGGTCGAAGCATTCGCACACGTCAAGACTGGAAGCCAGTGTCTCGTTAGAATGACATAGGAatattattttaaacaatgcaggAACAATATTATATGCTcgattaatatataatatttattatattttcgacttttttaatcaagttttgtATATGGTACTAATTGTATAGATTGTACAAATGGAAATACACGGTTTCACTGTCGAGTGAATGAGCTAGTGTTGTTAAGAGACGGGTAAcattgttgaccaatccacacactagaaaatgaagggacgacgatgtttcggtccgtcctagaccattctcaagtcgatcacttagtccaggacggaccgaaacgtcgtcgtcccttcattttctagtgtgtggattggtcaacatacttcagccacgttattgtgactcgtcgtctgcgacGGGCAACATTACCTGGCAGGCAAGAAGCCGCGAGTGAAGAGGAACTTGGCGATGGCTGAGACGAGGATTAGGCTGGTAAGAGAGACCGTCATGGCCACAGTCCTGAAGGGAAAGTTCTGGTGGCCGGTCGTCTCGTCGTAGAGCGGGTAGCGGAGGGTGGCTGGCACCCCTATGTACGGCTCGCCTcctgtacacccacacacacacacacaatacttaaGTACGCCATCAATGAAACATCattaattttatatttttgtgGTTAATGCATTAAATCTAAGTAACAACATGGCGGAGAAACATTTGAAGATAACACAAGTAACATGAAAAAGAGACATTTGAAGATAATGAAGTAACATGCGAAGGAACATAATGAAGGATCGCTATATATTACtgatacacaaagaaatcacactaatgtgatatatatcaatgagaaaatcaactggaaCACTGATTTTGTTAACTGtatgtagtaactaagtgattgtaacttatccaccgctgcccactggatggggggcggtgtgcaggacaaacatatcaattgtgacactaggctctccacatatgtctgttgcttaatttagaacctgtacttttgGCCGATCACGAACCCATTGTGACGTGTGACgacgtatattgaattttgtaactcgctcatcaagactgtaacttgcttagttaaatgaattgtggggttcagtccctgaacccattatgtgcctctgtaaccctttccactaccgcccacaagatgggtatggggtgcataataaatgaactaaactgaaaCTGCCAAAgccgtaataataataataataataataacaatagtaataataataatttattagcaAGGTACAATAGGttagtgagattacataagattgataTTTTTACATTCAAGCAAAGCctaacgcatagcgtttcgggcaggtccttaatctaacatatcagttaAGATAGAAgtgtacattgtagcaaggttttatatcaacaaataactacaatataatttGACAgcggtgattacactggtaaggatatatatgtcttaagtactaatattgggggaagtgggtagtacaagatacagtgtgaatttaaagcacaaggtaggatatcctgcccgaaatgctttgcgtaatagtggctttaggcattgtatgtactagctctatctataaatctatcaatttttgtatcacccccttgtatgtatgtactttacctgaataaagatttgatttgatttgatactaTTAGGATGAAATTaaatactttttggttttacttttgaatagggCATAGGCTGGACAatttacgcgtactagtggctgtacaagaatgtaacaactcttgtatatatctcaaaaaaaaaaaaaaaaaattcatcagggagtgagttccaaacaCTGGGCCCttatatttgcatggagtgtttgcacatatTTAGTCTGACTAGGGATTAAAGAGAGATAAATAGTTAGATACCAAAACTCTTGTTAATTGTtaaaatccagctggaaaaaaTAATCAGGGAGTTCTTttaacaagccgccagcttcctgtcctcgtcgaggccactagagtgttagtggACCTCAGGTAAATAACAGAGTAGTTATTCCTTTAAAAAGATATATATTCTTTATAAAAAACGTAAAATGTTTATATTAAAGGTAGACTTTAAATATTCATACCTTATAAATCGGTTTCTCATCATTAGGTCCATGAAGCTCGTTAAACTTAACGAGGTCCCCCTAGCCATGAATAACGACTGATCTTCGTCAGGATACAACATAATCCAGTGGGCTCAGTATCCAAGAGTAACGGGTATTGAACGTGGAGCGAATATAAGGTTTACTCGCTCGCTACAGTTGAAACAACATTACACTTATGCATATTGTGCCCACTGCGAGATAGTCTGCTGACACCGGCGTGCATATTTACTGGTCGGTGAACAGGCATTATGTGTATGGAAACGTATCCAAATTGGATCGCCacacccgggaatcgaacccagtacTTCCAGATTTGCAAACCGAGTGTGCTGACTCTTGTACGACAATGCATCCTACttgcagacgaagagtcacaataacctggctgacGATATGATAACCATATCAGAtgaagaaacgacaacgtttcggtccgttctagaccattatcaagtcggatcacacgacttgataatggtccagcacggaccgaaatgtcgtcgtctcgtTATCATCTGATGTGGCAACGTGTGGATCATTATACATTATCATGTGGATAATGTGTAGTCATTATACATCCTACTCTACGACCGAAGACAAGCAAACACAAGTCAGGGCCAACACCAACTattgtttttatattatattccttagaACCGATTTAATACTTTTACttagtgtggtgtggtgaggtggtggtgtttATTCCTGGTCAGGACGAGACGCTTACTCGCACCTGATGCCTTTGTTTACTAAGCGGCGAGCTGCTGCGGGTTGTCTACTGGGAATGTTCAGTGTTTgtagggacccttagcctcgaagAAGAGAATAAGTAACACCCTGGGGTGTACTGTGGGGCTCCCACGTGCCCTCGCAtattttctcctaccacctcctTATATATTTGTAATTGCTTTTTTACTTGAAACTTTACacataaatcaaatcaaatgttttttcatgtaaaagtacatacatagaggattagttgcaaacataatgttggatttatagagtgttgacatcagtgagatcaccacatttgtggactggggttactctcgcttttttttttagaatatccagaaaggtttggagtttaagtgatttgttgaagagcattgcaatggcaggagctagaaatctggagactttttttgtaaattaaagatggtatctcatcaagggcacttgacttagttttaagggaaaggattacctcattaacAACAGAGGAATTAGCGGGAGCTAGGTAGAGACTCTGCATAGTTACATGTAAGGTAGTCTTTAATATTAGTGagtgaggatggaatatcatgagAAAGGGATGTCCCAAtgggaacctattgaattcaatagcagtgtctGAGGCCGAAAGCACACCATCCTTATTGGATAGGAGAATGGGTTTTTTATTCAAAATCTTTTTAGATCCTAATATTTGGGagatagtgctccatgttttcttaatgttgcccttaatttgggtaaatttattttcgtagtattttattttggctcttctaattattttagacagcatggacgagtaaatctttgaaaattctttggagacgactcctaacctatacttcttctcaaggtcacacAATGAGTCTACAAACTTGGTTACTTACCAGGTACAAagttatatatattccttttcaAGATTATATCTGCAAGCTTCCTTATTCAGGCTTCTAAAAGGCAAATGAATGTTTGGTCGTGTGTGTATGTGGACTTACCGAGGAGACGCACCAGCATCCCCAGGCAGAAGGCGACGAAGGAGCCGTAGGTGTTGACGTACTGGCGGAAGTGGACGACCATGAGGAGCTGAGGGAAGAGGACCACGTACACCAGGTCACCACACAGCTTACTGCACCACACAGGAGAGAAGCACAACTCGTTACGCCTCACCACTGACTATCCAGTGGTCGCAACACCCAAGAGAACGTTGAATTAACGTTACTCTTGGATTTTGTGGCCGCCGGGACACTAACGCACCAACAGTACTCCACATGTGTGTCTACAGCGGAACacattatgattagcaagaaagaACAGGGCGGAAAGGTCAGTGGTCTGGAAGAGTAGATGCTTAGAAGTGTGAAGACGGCATGAGGGAGCACTTACAACAGGTAGTAGATGCTGTGGATGAGGATGGCGATGGTGGAGGCGACGCCTGCCACCACCAAGATGGCCGCCCGCATCACCCAGATCACCTCTCTCTCACTCGCCTGCAGGAAACACTCTCGTTACTGGCGCGTTACTGACTCGTTACTTTCCTACACCTACTGGGGGTTGGGCAACTGGAGGATTCCGCGGTGCAATGATTCCAAACGGTACAATGGAATTGTTTTAAATGGAACATCTTTAGGAATTACATGTTAATAACAATTAGTTATTCACAAGAACCAAATGTGTggattattaacaataatattcGACCTTTTTATGGAAAGATCAGGAACCATGTTCCGTATTTACGTATTACTTTTAACATAAGTATAACAGAGAGATATAAATAAGTGATGGCATTTTAGAAAGCCGATTCAACAAATTATTAATATCCGTgttaaaaaacatgaaaaataaacAATATGTAAATAGTATTGTcattgtacaaatccacaagggccgtgacgaggatttgtgcctcggagaggctacgggatccagtaagttcagtagaacttcggtttcaactcttttttaaccctgtcggagctcagtcgattaaggcagtgtctgggatgctcccggacgcaggttcgaatcctcgtcacggcccttgtggagttgttcatttgatgcatcacgttagtgtgatgattttcggtaatacgtttattgcttgtgatgtgtatatatgtatgtattaacacgatgtactgaacggggtgagaatagcttgagctacctcatacctttgtgtgtatttgacctcaataaacttatttcaatttcaatttcagttagtgtgatctctgtgtttattgtcattgTACCTTACAAGCAACATAAGAAGAGTTAATGTGAAGCAATAGGCTATATGGGTTCATGATATATAATCAGGGGAAAGAACATAGGCTAAATATTTTACTCGCGGAGATTTCTGCTATTTCAGGCTTTTATTTCGTTGTTTTGAGAGCTGTATATACATACAGAAGTTCACCAAAATGTCTACATAACTTGGCTTGACAAAGTTCATCGTGATCACAATGACTCGCATGAATATGTCGATGAAAATGTGGATAATAATGCCACTGAGAGACTTTTCTGACAGTCAAAGGTTTCAGGAATGAAATTCAAGAGTTTCCGAACCTCCTTTACTGCAAATTTCTTAAGATTTCAGTTATTATccgatatttttcaatattttcttgTTCATTTCTTAAGCCGGCAGTTTTTTCCCTCCAAAGTGAGCAACTTTGTAAATAAATCAATTCCATGTTAAAATTATCCAAATCAATCCACTGCAACATTTCAAAATTAAATTTGTCAGTTGGATACTTAAAGGTACTAAATTTCTTTCACAGAGACGGACAATACGACATGTTTATGGGGTAACTTACGTAGAGAGATGAAGGTGACCACGACTCGGTGGGAAGACGCTCACCTTCTGCCGGAAGACGTTTTTATAGATGTTCCTGGCGAACATGGAGGAGGCCGAGAGGACGGAGGAGTCAGCTGAGGACATGACGGCGGCGCTGACGGCGCCAAGACCAACGAATGCCACCCACTGTCAACAGATGAACATCTTGTAATGTCACACTTCCGTCTTGACCTTGTCATAACGCAATTATTAAGAGTCTGTGATATGTTTCAAGTAACGAGCATTGTATATCTTTAAATATATGTTCTCATCAGCAAagggggtagtgagggtggtggtggtactggtgaggGGTAGAAACATAGAATGCTTGCCTCCGGAGTCAGGTACTGCATCACGAGAGGAAGAACCAGCTTCGCCTGGTAACCGTCGGGGGCGTGGCCATAGCTCGTCTGACTCCAGTCTGTTGACGATAAACCACACTTGACTTTAAAGTATCACACTTCAGGAACACTGAGTGACTCATGGGAACACACTGCGTCACTAGCGGAGCGCCAATACACGACCAAGTGCAGAGTACCTGTTCTAGCTGATTACCTGTAGCTTTGGCGACGGCGCCGATGATGCAGGCGGGGACGGCGCTGATGATGCAGCCGGCGGAGGCGGCGAAGGAGAggagctgggcgtggcctggtgaccGCGATGATAGCACCCGCTGGAAGTATACCTGAGGGAGCAAACCGCGCGATCTGGTTACCTCTTGCTTCACATCCAGCCAGGGAGACCGCCGAGCCCAAAACACCAGAACACTCGCATCCAATAGCGCTTTAGCCCTGACATGTATACCTGGTCTGGTAGTGTAAATGGATCAGATAGATCCATTTacactactgttgttgctgtctaTTCAGATAGACAGCAACAACATGGgtgcacataagggaaagtttatGAAGAACTAGTTAAGTTTCCATGACAACATAAACAATAATTGATAAAAAAGAGGAGGATGTACCGGCTGCATCTTCTGAACTGCTAGATAGTCTAACAATTCTGCACAAGAATTACTGTATAATCTTGTGAAGCAGCTGGGAGTAACCCGGACGCATGTTAAGCTGCCTCACAACACGTAGCCAACTGGAGGCAGAGAGTAAGCATAAGAGAAGAACTCAGAATGGCAGAAAGTAACAAGCAGAGTACCACAGGGATCAGTACTTCCACCCGTCCCTCATGTCACCCACTTAATATAACCAATAGGGATGTGAAAGGCGCTTCTTTACTGCATGAGTAACGAAGAATTAGAATGCGGTAGAAGGAGAGAAATGTCTAAGTTTTATTTAGTTGAACGCCCTGTATCTTTCAAACATCTGAGTGCCGAGATTTGAAGGTTGTAGCCTTCGCCGACGTGGTTCCAATAGCTGAGCTGGACACGGAGGACCTACCTGCCATGGTATGCCGCCACAGACAAGCAGAAGCCAGTAGTCGATCCACTGTCCCCACTCAGGCGAGTCAGACTCGATGGAACCCAACCAGTTGGTTTCGTTGAGTGCCAGTGAACCCACCGCCTGGTTCGTCATGGAGAATGGCACTGCAAGCCAC includes these proteins:
- the LOC123765461 gene encoding high-affinity choline transporter 1, which codes for MVNVPGLAGIVVFYAVILAIGVWAAWRRRKQRVDSEEVMLAGRSIGPLVGVLTMTATWVGGGYINGTAEKVYEKGLIWCQAPFGYAISLTIGGLFFAKPMRKAGYVTMLDPLQDAFGRRMGGLLYFPALLGETFWSAAILSALGSTLSVILNIDNTTSILVSAAIAVTYTLFGGLYSVVYTDVVQLFCIFIGLWLAVPFSMTNQAVGSLALNETNWLGSIESDSPEWGQWIDYWLLLVCGGIPWQVYFQRVLSSRSPGHAQLLSFAASAGCIISAVPACIIGAVAKATDWSQTSYGHAPDGYQAKLVLPLVMQYLTPEWVAFVGLGAVSAAVMSSADSSVLSASSMFARNIYKNVFRQKASEREVIWVMRAAILVVAGVASTIAILIHSIYYLFKLCGDLVYVVLFPQLLMVVHFRQYVNTYGSFVAFCLGMLVRLLGGEPYIGVPATLRYPLYDETTGHQNFPFRTVAMTVSLTSLILVSAIAKFLFTRGFLPASLDVCECFDLAAKGKQESGDLAKDTQTSPKEKTLVMTSMEKNMHQVQREERSTAAV